Part of the Pseudomonas abietaniphila genome is shown below.
CGCTTGGCCGCAGACAGTGCGCCCGGCGCACTCCAGTCCGCTTCTGACATCGCCAGCAACTCGACGCCCTGAAACAATCCGGGCTGAAACAGATACACCCGCTCAAGGCCGGCGTCTACCTGCAGGCGGTACATGCCGTCGCTGGCCAACGGGTCGCCATTGATGTCCGCATCAAGGGCGAAACCGTAACCCAGGTCGTCCAGCAGACGCCACTCGAACGAACGCAGCAACGGCTCCAGCGCACGCCCTTCGGCCAACGCCACCAGCGTGGCCGCATAGTGATCGAACACACCTGGATGCGGATCTTCGGCGGGCAGCAGGCGGATCAGTAATTCGTTGAGGTACAGGCCGCTGAACAGCGCTTCACCTTCCAGCCAGGCGGCGATACCCGAGCTTTCCATGCGCCCGACGTTTTTAAGCTCTCCACGCCCCCGGAATTCGACATCCAGGGGCACGAACGGCCGCGCCAGCGACCCGGCCTTGCCCCGCGCACTGCGCAGCACCGCACGCAAACGGCCTTTGGGCGTGAGGAAATCAACCAAAGCGCTGTTTTCGCGATAGGGCCGACTGTGCAACACATAGGCGAGTTGGCTGGCGGGAGGGGTTTGCGACATTGCTATCTCAATGAAAGAACGCGGTCTTACAGGCAATCTAAAACCACTGTGGGAGCGAGCTTGCTCGCGAAAGCGGTGTATCAGTCAACATCAATGCTGAATGCTACATCTCATTCGCGAGCACGCTCGCTCCCACAGTGAATCGGTTTACAGCCAGACTTACAGGTCGCCGTAACCCAGAGAACGCAAGGCGCGCTCATCATCGGACCAGCCGCCTTTGACCTTGACCCACAGGTTGAGCATGACCTTGGAATCGAACAGCACTTCCATGTCGCGGCGCGCATCGCTACCGATGCGCTTGATGCGCTCGCCCTTGTCGCCAATGATGATTTTCTTCTGGCCGTCACGCTCGACGAGAATCAACGCATGAATGTGCAGGGTCTTGCCCTGCTGCTTGAATTCTTCGATTTCGACGGTGATCTGGTACGGAAGCTCGGCGCCCAGTTGACGCATGATCTTCTCGCGAACCAGTTCCGCCGCCAGGAAACGGCTGCTGCGATCAGTGATCTGGTCTTCCGGAAAGAAGTGATCGTTCTCGGGCAGATGCTCGGCAATCACCTTCTCCAGCGCTTCCAGGTTATGACCCTGCTGCGCCGAAATCGGAATGATCTGCGCGTTTGGCAGTTGTTCCTGCAACCAGGACAGGTGCGGCATCAGGTCGGCCTTGTCCTCGATGCGGTCAGTCTTGTTCAGTGCGACGATCAGCGGGCCGGTCACGTACTGCACGCGCTCCAGCACCATCTGGTCTTCATCCGTCCACTTGGTGCGGTCCACCACGAAAATCACCACATCGACGTCTTTCAACGCCGCCGAAGCGGTCTTGTTCATGTAGCGGTTGAGCGCCTTGTCACTGCCCTTGTGCATGCCGGGGGTGTCGACGTAGATCGCCTGAACGTCGCCTTCGGTCTTGATGCCCAGCATGTTGTGACGGGTGGTCTGCGGCTTGCGCGAGGTGATCGCGAGTTTCTGGCCGAGAATGTGGTTCAACAGCGTCGACTTGCCCACGTTTGGCCGGCCGACGATGGCGACATAGCCACAGCGTGTTGCAGTTGAATCAGTCATTGCCGTTCTCCACACCCAGGGCGATGAGGGCTGCGGCCGCGGCTACCTGTTCGGCAATGCGACGGCTGACACCTTGTCCCCGGCTTTTTTCGTTCAATAAGGTGATCTCGCATTCGACGAAAAACGTTCGGCAATGCGGTTCGCCCTGAATGTCCACCACTTCGTAGCGCGGCAATTCACAGGCGCGGGACTGAAGGAATTCCTGCAGTCGGGTTTTAGGGTCTTTGTTGGTGTCGACCAGCGTCAGACTCTCGAACTCGCTGGCCAGCCAGGCGAGAACGCGTTCACGCGCCATCTCCATGCCGGAATCCAGATAGATCGCGCCAATCAACGCCTCCAGCGCATCCGCCAGAATCGATTCACGACGGAAGCCACCGCTCTTGAGCTCACCGGAGCCCAATCGCAGATACTCACCCAGGTCGAAACCACGGGCCAGCAGCGCCAGGGTTTCACCTTTTACCAGCCGGGCGCGCAGACGCGACAGCTGACCTTCACGGGCCTGGGGAAAACGCTCGAACAGCGCTTCCCCTGCCACGAAGTTGAGGATGGCATCACCGAGGAATTCCAGACGCTCGTTGTTGCGGCCGGCAAAACTACGGTGGGTCAAGGCCAGAACCATCAGTTCCTGATCCTTGAAGGTATAGCCGAGCTGACGCTCCAGGCGACTCAATGACACGCTCACGGTTTACCCACGCTGAATTCGTGGTCGAACTTGACCACCAGATCGATGTTCTGGATCAGTGGCTCACGATTCTCGTATTTCAAATGGGCGAGGAACCTGTTGTTCTCCGTCGTCACACTTAACGCCTTGTTCAAATCCAAATCCCGAATGTTATTGACCTGCATGCCTTTGGCGACGTAGTCGTAGAAATCCCTGGTCGTGTTGATTTCTGCGGCATTGTCCGTACCGGCGGCTTCGATGATTTTCTTCATCGACATGTAATCGAGGTAGTGCGGCACCACTTTGGCTGCGGTACTCGCGGCAAATGCAAGGACAGCCAGCAACACCAGCCACCCAATAAACGACAAGCCTTTTTGCGAACCGGCAGATGTCATGTGTGCCCTCAAGAATAGCCCTTCCCTGCTGCGTGCAAGGTCAGCCTTGCAGCATAGCCCGCCGAAATGACATACGGCGCTGTGTCACACAGCGCCGCATCGGTTACTTGATCAGCCCGACTCGCGAGAAGTTCGGGAAGTGACTGAGCTTCGGCTCAGGCCAGCTCATCCACACTGCAAAGGCCTTGCCGACGATGTTCTTGTCGGGAACCATGCCCAGCTCGTCTTTGGGAATATTGGGGTCATCCCAGTAACGGCTGTCGTTGGAGTTGTCGCGGTTGTCACCCATCATGAAGTAATGACCGGCCGGAACCGTCCACTCATGATCGGGCGGCGCGCGGTAGCGGCTCATCTCCAGGCGGATCTGATGCTGGACTTCACCCAGCTTCTCTTCGTACAGCTCGGCGCTGCCCAATGTACCGGGTTCGGAGCCAATCAGCTGCTTGGCAACCATCTGTCCATTGACGAACAGTTGCTTGTCATTGGTGTAGCGAATCACGTCGCCCGGCAGACCTACAACACGCTTGATGTAGTTGACGTTCGGGTCGCTCGGGTAGCGAAAGACCATCACGTCGCCCCGCGCCGGGTCGCTTACCGGGATGACTTTCATGTCGATCACCGGCAGACGGATACCGTAGGAAAACTTGTTGACCAGGATGAAATCGCCCACATCCAGCGTCGGTTTCATCGAGCCCGAAGGAATCTGGAAGGGCTCGACGAGAAACGAGCGCAACACCAGCACGATGAACAACACGGGAAAGAACGACTTGCCGTATTCGACCAGCAACGGCTCCTTGTTCAGCTGTTCGACGACAGCGACGTCCGGCTGGCTCACGCTGCCCTCATAATTCGCTATCGCAGTCCGCCGACGCGGCGCCAGTATGATCAGATCGAACAAGGCCAGCAGGCCGCAGACAAACACGGCGATGACCAACAACAGCGGGAAATTTAGTGACATAGGGCCTGACTATTCCAACCTGAGCACTGCAAGGAAGGCTTCTTGTGGAATTTCCACGTTGCCGACCTGCTTCATGCGTTTCTTACCGGCCTTCTGCTTTTCAAGCAGTTTGCGTTTACGGCTCACGTCGCCGCCGTAACATTTGGCCAGTACGTTCTTTCTGAGCGCCTTGACGGTTGTACGCGCGATAATCTGGCCGCCGATGGCAGCCTGGATTGCCACGTCGAACATCTGACGAGGAATCAGTTCTTTCATCTTTTCAGTCAACGCCCGCCCTTTGTAGGCCGCGTTGTCACGGTGCACGATCAACGCCAGCGCGTCGACCTTGTCGCCGTTGATCAGCACATCCAGCTTCACCAGGTTCGCCGACTGGTAACGATCGAAATGATAGTCCAGCGACGCGTAGCCGCGGCTGGTCGACTTCAGGCGATCGAAGAAATCCAGGACCACTTCGTTCATCGGCAGATCGTAGGTCACTTGAACCTGCGTGCCGAGGAACAGCATGTCGTGCTGAATACCCCGTTTTTCGATACACAGCGTAATGACGTTGCCCAGGTGCTCTTGAGGCACAAGGATGTTCGCCCGTACGATCGGCTCACGCATGTCCTCGATACTGGAGAGGTCCGGCAGCTTCGACGGGTTGTCGACGTAAATGGTTTCACCGGTCTTGAGCAACAGCTCAAAGATTACAGTCGGCGCCGTGGTGATCAGGTCCAGGTCGTATTCGCGCTCAAGGCGCTCCTGGATAATCTCCATGTGCAGCATGCCGAGGAAGCCGCAACGGAAGCCGAAGCCCAGCGCGTCGGAGCTTTCCGGGGTGTACTGCAGAGACGAGTCGTTGAGGGTGAGCTTCTGCAACGCTTCGCGGAAATCTTCGAAGTCGTCGGAGCTGACCGGAAACAGACCGGCGTAAACCTGCGGCTGAATGCGTTTGAAACCAGGCAGCACTTCGACGTCAGGCGTGGTGCTCAGGGTCAGGGTGTCACCGACCGGTGCACCGTGAATGTCCTTGATGCCTGCGATGATGAAGCCTACTTCGCCTGCCTTCAGATCGACCGTAGCCGTGTGCTTGGGGTTGAAAACGCCCACGCTGTCGACCAGGTGAATCTTGCCGGTCGACTTGACGAGGATCTTGTCGCCCTTCTTGACGCGGCCGTGACGCACGCGAACGAGGGAAACAACGCCCAGATAGTTGTCGAACCAGGAGTCGATGATCAACGCTTGCAGCGGGTCTTCGATGTTGCCGGTCGGCGCGGGAATGGTCTGGACCAGACGTTCCAGCACCTCATCCACGCCCATGCCGCTCTTGGCGCTGCACGCGACGGCGTCGGTGGCATCGATGCCGATGATCTTCTCGATCTCTTCCTTGACGCGGTCCGGATCGGCCTGCGGCAGGTCCATCTTGTTCAGGACCGGCATGACTTCCAGGCCCTGCTCGATGGCGGTGTAGCAGTTGGCAACGGACTGCGCTTCCACGCCTTGACCGGCATCGACCACCAGCAGCGCGCCTTCGCAGGCGGCCAGCGAGCGACTGACTTCATAGGTGAAGTCGACATGGCCCGGGGTGTCGATGAAGTTCAGCTGGTAGGTGATGCCGTCCTTTGCCTTGTAATAAAGGGTGACGCTGTGGGCCTTGATCGTGATCCCGCGCTCACGCTCCAGGTCCATGGAATCAAGCACCTGAGCTTCCATTTCGCGCTCGGACAGGCCGCCGCACATCTGAATGAAACGGTCAGCCAGCGTCGACTTGCCATGGTCAATGTGGGCGATGATGGAGAAATTGCGGATATGACTCAAATCACTCACGGATCAACACTCGAAAAAGGTTGCAGGCAGACTGCCCGCCGAAAAATAGCCGGGAATTGTACCTGAAGGAAGGCTTGGGCGTCACGTTCACACGTGACCGCAGAGAGCCGCAAGACCGCCGGGCACAAAAAAGGAGCGGACCTGCCGCTCCTTTTCCCGTCATGGCTGATTATTCCGCCAGTTTGAAGGTGATGAACGTGGCGCGCCCCTGACGCAGAACCCGCATCGAGACCGAGCGATTCTTCGGCAGGCTTTTGGCCACCTCAGTGAACTGCTTGGCCGAGGTGATAGCCTGATTATTCAGGTGAGTGATCACATCGCCGGTTTGCAGGCCGATCAGCGAAGCCGGACCGTCCTGCACGTCTTTGATCAAGACGCCGCCTTTGAGGTCCAAAGACTTCATTTGCTCAGCGGTCAGGTCAGTGACCGAAACGCCCAGGCGGTTGCTGTTGCGCTCCACACCCGAATCAGCTGCGCCCATCTCTTCGCCTTCAGCCGGCAGAGCCCCTACCGTCACGGTCAGCTTCTGGCGCTTGCCGTCGCGAATGACTTCCAGCTCGGCCTTGCTGCCGTCCTTCAGGTTGCCGATCAGGTGTGGCAAATCCGCCGACATGACGATAGGCGTGCCGTTGGCGCTGAGAATCACGTCACCGACCTGCAGACCGCCTTTGGCTGCCGGGCCGTCGTCAAGAACCTGCGCCACCAGCGCACCGGCCGGTTTGTCCAGACCAAACGACTCGGCCAGATCCTTGTTCACTTCCTGAATCACGACACCCAGCCAGCCACGGTTAACTTTGCCGTTCGCCTTGAGCTGATTGGCAACGTCCATGGCCACGTCGATCGGAATCGCAAACGACAGCCCCATGAAACCGCCGGAGCGGGTGAAGATTTGCGAGTTGATACCCACGACTTCACCGGCCATGTTGAAAAGCGGACCACCGGAGTTACCCGGGTTGATCGCCACGTCAGTCTGGATGAACGGCACATAGGTGTCGTTCGGCAGGCTGCGGCCCTTGGCGCTGACGATACCTTTGGTCACCGAGTGATCAAAACCGAACGGCGAACCGATGGCCAAGACCCACTCGCCGACTTTCAGCTTGTCGGAGTTGCCCAGTTTGACGGTTGGCAGATCCTTGCCATCGATCTTCAGAACCGCCACATCGGTGCGCGGGTCGGTGCCGATAAGCTTGGCTTTCATTTCGCTGCGATCGGACAGACGCACGAGGATCTCGTCAGCCCCGTCGATCACGTGGTTGTTGGTCAGGATAAAACCATCCGCGGAGATGATGAAACCCGAACCCAGCGATTGCGCTTCGCGCTGGCGGTCGCCCTTGCCCGACCCTGGCGGACGCGACCCCGGCGGCATGCTGCGCTCCAGAAATTCGCGCAACATCGGTGGCAGACCTTCGAGATCTGGCGCTTGCCCTTGAGCCACCGAGCGATCCGGCAGCTTCTGGCGAGTACTGATGTTCACAACGGCGGGCGAAGCCTGCTCCACCAGCGATGTGAAGTCCGGCAGGGCTTCGGCCTGCGCAGTGAGGACCTGACCGAGCATCAGCACGGCGGCCATCCAGGACAGATAGGTTTTCAAGCGTGGTATCGACATACGGCTCCCGTTCACAACGAGCATGGTTAAGCGGTACGAACCGACAGGTTCGAGGAGCATCTGCACATCGCAGTCTTGCTCAGTGCGTGGCTCTCAGCCAGTTTTACTCTCAATCAGCTTTCTGAAAGCTGAAACAACAAAAGGCCAGAGCCGCGAAGCTGTGACCTATAGAAAAAAAAGAATGTGATTGCAACCTGCAAAGCTGACCAAACATTTCAGCCTCTCGTCCCGAGCCCGAAAACACTGGGCTTATGGCATGAAACGCCCAATATGAAACCTTTTTCATAGAGGGCGTTTACCGTTTCGTCAGGTTACTTTTTGGTCGAGGCAGGCGCGGCGCCGTCGTTGCGCATGGACAGTGCGATCCGCTCGGCAGTACCGATCGGGATTTCCCCGACCACCGTCACCATGGCGTCACCCTTCGGTGTCGTCAAACGACGGGACACTGCCACGGTGGGCCCCAACTGAGTGCGGATGTCAGTGACAGCGGCGCCGCTGACAGGCTCTATGAACACCGAGAAGCGGGCCAGACCGTCGTCATACATGAGACTGGTGACCAACGACTTGGAGTCGGGATCTTTGCGCGCAGCGGCGCTGCTCAGCTCGAATCCTGGCGGCAACCAGTCTGAACGCCATGCAACCTGCTGCTTCTGCGCATCGACCTTGGCCTTGACGACTTCGACCGGCTTGCAATCGGCGCTCGGCTGCAACATCTGATCAGTCGGTGCATCCGTGTCGAGCTCGGTAAACTGGAAGCGCTCAAGCAGTTGCCCTTTGTCGCTCAACAGCAGCGACTTAAGCGGCAGGCCGGTTTGAGTGTCCAGATGCAACTCGATGCCGTAACGATGCTGATCACGCGGCGTCAGCGTCACGACGACCGCAGGCCTACCGGCCACCCTGGAATTGCCTCCGACCTTCATGTCGTACCACGCAGACAGCTTCGCTGCATCGAACGCATGCGCCGGGGAATCAGGGATATTCGAAACGCCCGCCACCAGGGTGCCGCTGACGCACTGGGTTACCCCATCGACGCGCAGTACTTCCTGGGCGGAGCCATCAAGCTGGAGAAGATGTTCACGAACCTTGCCATCGACAACCCGATGCCAGATTCGATGAGTGGAAAAGCTTCCATTGCGTTCATAAACGAAAGTGCCCTGGAAGCTTTGCTGCTGTTCTGCCTGCGCAAGACGCTTCAGCTGGTCTTGCGCTTCATCGGCATGAACTGGAAGGACCAGCCATCCACCAAGCAGAAGCGGCACTAGAGGGATGGCGCGCATGATCCTCCTTAACGGTTTTCCAGGCTGGCGGCGCGTGCATACGGCAGAGCGCTTTCAGTGCCTTTCAACGCAGCTTGTTGAGCGTGTTGACGCAAGTAACCTGGCAGGCGCTGGTCGTGCCAGCCGGCCTGGTTCTGCATGACGCCGCTGGCCATCGGGCCTGGAGCCTGCTCGCTTTCGGTGTAACCGGCCAGAACCGCCGGGCCTTTTACCTGAGGCATGGCGACGTTGGCAGGCTGTGCCGATTGCTGAGCAAGTTGGGCACCTGCAATCTCGTCCTGGTTGTACAAGCGAACGCCTGCCAGAACAGCCACGGTGACCGAAGCCGCAACAGCCAGACGACCGAGCGTGCGCCAAGGACCGCGACCGGCCTTCAGCGGGCTGATTTCATCGGCAATCGCGGCAGATACGGCAGCCGAGATGTCCAGGTGAGGCATCAGCAATTCTTTATGCATTGCTGCACGAGCAATTTGATAACGCGACCATGTGGCACGTGTATCCGCATCGTCGATTGCATTGAGCACTCGACGTAATTCCAATTCGTCCGCTTCGTTATCCATCACCGCGGACAGCGATTCCTGCAGGGCTTCACGACTCATGGCGGTTCCTCTCATATGGCTGTCGCCGCTGTCTCAGGTTTCCTGCAACAAAGGCTGCAGGGCTTTATCAATGGCTTCCCGAGCGCGAAAAATGCGAGAGCGCACGGTACCAACCGGACATTGCATAACGCTCGCAATGTCTTCGTAACTCAGACCGTCAAACTCACGCAAAGTTAGAGCTGTACGCAAATCTTCTGGCAGTAGCTGGATGGTCCGATGGACGGTGCCTTCGATCTCATCCCTCAACAATGCACGCTCCGGCGACTCGATGTCCTTGAGGCCATGATCGCCGTCGTAGAACTCCGCGTCTTCAGATCTGACATCGCTGTCCGGCGGTCGCCGACCTCGCGACACCAGATAGTTTTTCGCCGTGTTAATGGCGATACGGTACAGCCACGTATAAAACGCACTGTCGCCGCGGAAGTTCCCAAGCGCACGGTAAGCCTTGATAAAAGCCTCTTGCGCAACGTCCTGAGCTTCATGGGTGTCGTGGACGAATCTCACGATCAACCCAAGAATTTTGTGCTGATATTTCACCACTAGCAGATCAAAAGCTCGCTTGTCGCCGCGCTGTACGCGCTCGACCAGTTGCTGATCCTCTTCCTGGGTTAGCATGAACACTCCTCATAGAGCTCAAAGGAGTGTCGCAGAGGCTGCTTCACAGGCTTGCAAACATAGACTCGGGCTTTTCGCAAAAGTTCTCCCCCCTTCAAGCAAGTTTCCGGCGAGCATCGGTAGCCCGCACGAAAAACGCAGCTCGAACCAGGTCGGCTGCGTGAATAATCTTGTCGTCGAAAGCGCTTGCGCAGATGTGGAAGCCATCCCCGCGCCACGCCGACGCTGTCCCTTTATCGGCAACCTTCTATTGAACGTGGGGCTTTATGAAAAGTTCCCACAATTCGCTTTAGAGCGTAAGACACACATCATGGTGTTTGTA
Proteins encoded:
- the recO gene encoding DNA repair protein RecO, giving the protein MSQTPPASQLAYVLHSRPYRENSALVDFLTPKGRLRAVLRSARGKAGSLARPFVPLDVEFRGRGELKNVGRMESSGIAAWLEGEALFSGLYLNELLIRLLPAEDPHPGVFDHYAATLVALAEGRALEPLLRSFEWRLLDDLGYGFALDADINGDPLASDGMYRLQVDAGLERVYLFQPGLFQGVELLAMSEADWSAPGALSAAKRLMRQALAVHLGGRPLVSRELFRKP
- the era gene encoding GTPase Era translates to MTDSTATRCGYVAIVGRPNVGKSTLLNHILGQKLAITSRKPQTTRHNMLGIKTEGDVQAIYVDTPGMHKGSDKALNRYMNKTASAALKDVDVVIFVVDRTKWTDEDQMVLERVQYVTGPLIVALNKTDRIEDKADLMPHLSWLQEQLPNAQIIPISAQQGHNLEALEKVIAEHLPENDHFFPEDQITDRSSRFLAAELVREKIMRQLGAELPYQITVEIEEFKQQGKTLHIHALILVERDGQKKIIIGDKGERIKRIGSDARRDMEVLFDSKVMLNLWVKVKGGWSDDERALRSLGYGDL
- the rnc gene encoding ribonuclease III is translated as MSVSLSRLERQLGYTFKDQELMVLALTHRSFAGRNNERLEFLGDAILNFVAGEALFERFPQAREGQLSRLRARLVKGETLALLARGFDLGEYLRLGSGELKSGGFRRESILADALEALIGAIYLDSGMEMARERVLAWLASEFESLTLVDTNKDPKTRLQEFLQSRACELPRYEVVDIQGEPHCRTFFVECEITLLNEKSRGQGVSRRIAEQVAAAAALIALGVENGND
- a CDS encoding DUF4845 domain-containing protein translates to MTSAGSQKGLSFIGWLVLLAVLAFAASTAAKVVPHYLDYMSMKKIIEAAGTDNAAEINTTRDFYDYVAKGMQVNNIRDLDLNKALSVTTENNRFLAHLKYENREPLIQNIDLVVKFDHEFSVGKP
- the lepB gene encoding signal peptidase I, with translation MSLNFPLLLVIAVFVCGLLALFDLIILAPRRRTAIANYEGSVSQPDVAVVEQLNKEPLLVEYGKSFFPVLFIVLVLRSFLVEPFQIPSGSMKPTLDVGDFILVNKFSYGIRLPVIDMKVIPVSDPARGDVMVFRYPSDPNVNYIKRVVGLPGDVIRYTNDKQLFVNGQMVAKQLIGSEPGTLGSAELYEEKLGEVQHQIRLEMSRYRAPPDHEWTVPAGHYFMMGDNRDNSNDSRYWDDPNIPKDELGMVPDKNIVGKAFAVWMSWPEPKLSHFPNFSRVGLIK
- the lepA gene encoding translation elongation factor 4, with protein sequence MSDLSHIRNFSIIAHIDHGKSTLADRFIQMCGGLSEREMEAQVLDSMDLERERGITIKAHSVTLYYKAKDGITYQLNFIDTPGHVDFTYEVSRSLAACEGALLVVDAGQGVEAQSVANCYTAIEQGLEVMPVLNKMDLPQADPDRVKEEIEKIIGIDATDAVACSAKSGMGVDEVLERLVQTIPAPTGNIEDPLQALIIDSWFDNYLGVVSLVRVRHGRVKKGDKILVKSTGKIHLVDSVGVFNPKHTATVDLKAGEVGFIIAGIKDIHGAPVGDTLTLSTTPDVEVLPGFKRIQPQVYAGLFPVSSDDFEDFREALQKLTLNDSSLQYTPESSDALGFGFRCGFLGMLHMEIIQERLEREYDLDLITTAPTVIFELLLKTGETIYVDNPSKLPDLSSIEDMREPIVRANILVPQEHLGNVITLCIEKRGIQHDMLFLGTQVQVTYDLPMNEVVLDFFDRLKSTSRGYASLDYHFDRYQSANLVKLDVLINGDKVDALALIVHRDNAAYKGRALTEKMKELIPRQMFDVAIQAAIGGQIIARTTVKALRKNVLAKCYGGDVSRKRKLLEKQKAGKKRMKQVGNVEIPQEAFLAVLRLE
- a CDS encoding DegQ family serine endoprotease, producing MAAVLMLGQVLTAQAEALPDFTSLVEQASPAVVNISTRQKLPDRSVAQGQAPDLEGLPPMLREFLERSMPPGSRPPGSGKGDRQREAQSLGSGFIISADGFILTNNHVIDGADEILVRLSDRSEMKAKLIGTDPRTDVAVLKIDGKDLPTVKLGNSDKLKVGEWVLAIGSPFGFDHSVTKGIVSAKGRSLPNDTYVPFIQTDVAINPGNSGGPLFNMAGEVVGINSQIFTRSGGFMGLSFAIPIDVAMDVANQLKANGKVNRGWLGVVIQEVNKDLAESFGLDKPAGALVAQVLDDGPAAKGGLQVGDVILSANGTPIVMSADLPHLIGNLKDGSKAELEVIRDGKRQKLTVTVGALPAEGEEMGAADSGVERNSNRLGVSVTDLTAEQMKSLDLKGGVLIKDVQDGPASLIGLQTGDVITHLNNQAITSAKQFTEVAKSLPKNRSVSMRVLRQGRATFITFKLAE
- a CDS encoding MucB/RseB C-terminal domain-containing protein; the encoded protein is MRAIPLVPLLLGGWLVLPVHADEAQDQLKRLAQAEQQQSFQGTFVYERNGSFSTHRIWHRVVDGKVREHLLQLDGSAQEVLRVDGVTQCVSGTLVAGVSNIPDSPAHAFDAAKLSAWYDMKVGGNSRVAGRPAVVVTLTPRDQHRYGIELHLDTQTGLPLKSLLLSDKGQLLERFQFTELDTDAPTDQMLQPSADCKPVEVVKAKVDAQKQQVAWRSDWLPPGFELSSAAARKDPDSKSLVTSLMYDDGLARFSVFIEPVSGAAVTDIRTQLGPTVAVSRRLTTPKGDAMVTVVGEIPIGTAERIALSMRNDGAAPASTKK
- a CDS encoding anti sigma-E factor RseA C-terminal domain-containing protein, which gives rise to MSREALQESLSAVMDNEADELELRRVLNAIDDADTRATWSRYQIARAAMHKELLMPHLDISAAVSAAIADEISPLKAGRGPWRTLGRLAVAASVTVAVLAGVRLYNQDEIAGAQLAQQSAQPANVAMPQVKGPAVLAGYTESEQAPGPMASGVMQNQAGWHDQRLPGYLRQHAQQAALKGTESALPYARAASLENR
- the rpoE gene encoding RNA polymerase sigma factor RpoE, encoding MLTQEEDQQLVERVQRGDKRAFDLLVVKYQHKILGLIVRFVHDTHEAQDVAQEAFIKAYRALGNFRGDSAFYTWLYRIAINTAKNYLVSRGRRPPDSDVRSEDAEFYDGDHGLKDIESPERALLRDEIEGTVHRTIQLLPEDLRTALTLREFDGLSYEDIASVMQCPVGTVRSRIFRAREAIDKALQPLLQET